Sequence from the Guyparkeria hydrothermalis genome:
TCGCGATCACCCCGAGCGCCAGGGCTTCGGCGACGAACACGCCCGCCAGCCAAGGCGCGGCGAGATTGATCTCGGCATAGAGGCCGAAAAAACCCCAGGCAACGGCGGCCCAGGCGATGGCCAGCAGAACGCCTGCCGCCCGGTGCGCCACGGGCTCCGGGCGCCGGCCGAGCCACAGCATGGCGAGGACCAGCACACCGAGCAGGACGTGCCCCGGCCAGAGCTCGTGGTTGAGCCGTTCGAACAGACGCAGGTAGGTCTCCGGCGCAAACATCAGCAGGTCGCCGGGGCGGTAGCTCAGCCAGGTTGCCAGCGTCTCGCTCATGCCGCTCAGAGCCGTTCGACGTGACGGACCAGCCGGTCGCGCAGCGCCTCGTCGGGCAGCGGGCCGCGCAGGGCCTGCATGTTCTCGCGCATGTGGTCGACGCGGCTGGTGGCCGGGATTGCGCAGGTCACGCCGGGGTGGGCGATGATGAACTTGAGCAAGGCATCGGCCCAGTTCGCCAGGTCGGCTTCGCGGGCCCAGTCCGGGAAGGGGTGGCGCTTGACGCGGTCGATCAGTCGCCCGCCCTGGAACGGGCGGTTGGCGATGAAGGCGATGCCGCGTTCCCTGGCCAACGGCAGCAGGCGCTGTTCGGCCTCGCGGTTGCCCAGGCTGTAGCTGGCCTGCACGAAGTCGATCGGCTGCTCGCGCATGATCCGTTCGAGCTCGTGGTGTCGGCGGCCATGCGAGGTGGTGATGCCGACGTAGCGCAACTCGCCCGCCTCGCGCATGGCGATAAGTGTCTCCAGATGCGCCTCCCAGGCCACCAGGTTGTGCACCTGCATCAAATCGAAACGATCGATACCCCACAGCCGTGCGCTGCGCGTCACCTGCTCGCGCGTGGCCTCCTTGTCCGGCGTCCATACCTTGCTGGCGGCGAAGAGCGGGTCGGTTCGGTCGATGGCCTCGAGGGCGTGGCCGAGAACGGCCTCGGACGAGCCGTACATCGGCGAGGAGTCGACCAGTTGGCCGCCGAGTTCGAGGAAGGTACGCAGTACCTCGGTGCGTTGCGCGCGGGCCTGCGCATCGCTGCCGATGTTGAAGGTGATCCAGGTGCCCATGCCGATCGCCGCGACGGCCTCGCCGCTGGACGGCACGCCTCGGCGGATCGGTTCCTGTTCGGATTGTGTCGCGCGGGCCGGTCGGGGAATCGTCACCAGCGCCGTGGTCGCGACAAGGCCTGCGGCGGCAGCGCGCAGCAGGTCCCGGCGGGTGGGGTGATGATCGGTCACGGCTCGACTCCTCGTGGTGAGGTCATCGGCAACGATAGTTCTCCGGCCGATGTCTCGCTACCAATCGCGCGAGTGGATCTCGCCCTTTTGGCCGGGGCTGGAGCGGGCCCCGCTTTTGAAAACAGAATATTCAAATATTTGATAATGCTGGAGTTAAAACTGATTTCAGTCGCCGCATGGACGCCGGTAAGCTATCTGCCCGGTAATAACCATTCCCACTTCGTGGTTAAGGCGGAGAAGCCTTTCCCGGTGGGCCAAGGAGGGAAGCCAGATGTGGGGCAGGAGGCGGCAAGGAGGCGCGCGAGGGCGGACGCTGGTCGACCGGATCGTCACCTCGTTCCGGTCGCTGCGGGCGCTGATGGTGATTGCCGCCTTGCTGGTATCGGTGGTGATCACCACCGCGGTCTATCTGGCCACCGAAACGGTTTTCACCCAAGCCGTGCAACGCTCCGCGGTGCAGAACGCCCGGGTGCTTGCCGACGGCACGTTCAACGCCATGTACCAGATCATGCGCCAGGGATGGACGCGTGAGCAGCTCAACGAATTCCTCGACTCCCTCAACCAGCGGGCCGACCCCGGTGCGGTGATCAGCGTCTATCGTGGTGAGCCCGTCAACGCGCTGTTCGGATCGTTGGCGCAGCCGCCCCCCGACGGCACGGCCCGGGCGGCTTTCGAGACTCGCCGTACCCACGTCGAGACCGACGCCCAGCTGGTGCGCTACGACCGCCCCCTTGTCGCCGGCGACGAATGCCTGCAATGCCACGTGAATGCCGAGGCGGGCGACGTGCTGGGCGTGCTTTCCATCCGTCAGCCGATCGGGCCGATGATCGACCAGGCACACGATCAGCTGCTCGACCGCCTGCTGGTGATCGTCCCCGCGCCCCTGCTTGCCGCACTGCTGGTTGCCGGTTTTCTCAGCTGGCGGCTGGGGCGGTCGCTGCGGCGCCTCAATCGCTCGGTCGAGCAGGTCAACCGGGTCGAGGACCTGGCTCACCTGCGCTTTGCCGGTGCGTCGACCGGCTTTTCCGAATTCGATGACGTGCTGGCCCACGTTGATGTTCTGACCGACAAGGTCCGCGACGTGGCCATCGACCGCAACCTGCTCGAGTTCGAGATCGGGCTGATGGAGCACTTCGTCATTACCTCCGACGTGGTGCGCGACTGGCGCCGCTACGTGCGCGACCTGCTCGAGGAGATCAACCGGCAGTTCACCGTGCACGGCGTGTTCACCGCCTTCTCGATCGCCGACCGACCGGTGGGTGTGGACGTGTTCTGGCAGGGGCGGGCCGACGAGGTGGTGGCCGCACGGATCGACCGCGAAGTCAGCCGACGGGTGGGCGAATGTTTCGGCGGCGGGGCGCGCGACGTCACGCCGCGGCAACACGTCGGCCACGATGGTGAATTGCTCACCGATGCCGGCCGGCTCGACCTGCACACCAAGACCCTGTCGATGGACCTGCCGCCGATGCAGGGCATGGTTGGGCTGATCGTGCCGATGGGCGAGGCCCGCGTGACGGTCAAGCGGCTGGTGATCGAATCGATCCTGTCGACGCTGATCAATGTCGTCGGTTCGGTGCGGGCGATCGAGAAGCACACCGAGGATCTCGAGTATTTCGCCACCCGCGACCCCCTCACCCGCCTGTACAACCAGCGTATGTTCTGGTCGCTGTTGGAGTACGAGATCGGCCGGGCTCGCCGTCACGACTATCGCTTCGGTCTGATGGTCATCGACCTGGACGACTTCAAGCGCGTCAATGACCGCTACGGTCACGGCTTCGGCGATGACTACCTGCGTCGGGTGGCGGACCTGCTGCAGAACGGGGTGCGCGACGGCGACATCGTGGCCCGCTATGGCGGCGACGAGTTCGTGGCCATCCTGCCGGACGCCGACGACCGGACGGTCGAGCAGGTCGGCGAACGGCTGCTTGCCCGCGTGCAGGAGGCCACCATCGCCGCGCCCGACGGTGAATCGCTGCAGCTGTCACTGTCGATCGGCCTGGCCGTGGGGCCCGCCGAGGTCGGCCCGGCAGCCTCGGGGCAGGCCTTGTTCTCTCTCGCCGACCAGGCGATGTATCGCGCTAAGGTCGCCGGCAAGAACCGACTGGCCGTGGCCGACCGCGAGGAGGTGATGACCGTCGAGCCCTCGAACGAGGCAGGCCAGGACGAGGTTGCCTCCCTCACGCCCGAGGCGGTATCGGTGGTCTACCAGCCGATCCGGCAGGCGGACGGTACGGTGGTTGGCGCCGAGGTCTTCGCCCGCGCCCGGGTCGGCGAGCGGGTGATCCCGGCCGCCGCCTTCGTCCGTGTGCTGGGGCGCGGCCAGATGATCGACGTGGTCGATCGCCGCGTGGTCGGGATGGTGCTGGGCGATCCGGCCATGGCGGAATTCGATGGCCGGCTGTTCGTCAACATTGCACCCACGAGCCTGCTGGAGTCGCGCTTTATCGACTTCCTGATTGAGTCGATCGCCCACTCGCCATTGCGGCCGGACCAGGTGGTCGTCGAGATCAGCGAAAGCCCGCTGGCCGGCGACATCGGTGCGCTGGCCCGGCCGGTGGCGGACCTGCGCGCCGCCGGCGTGCGTACCGCCATCGACCACGCCGGCTCCGGCCGGGAGACCTTCACTTACTTGCGCCGGTTCGAGTTCGACTACTTGAAGATCGAGGCCGACTGGCTGTGCGACCGCAAGGTCAGCCGTCGCGATCGGGCGTTCATCGACGGGTTGCTGACCATCGCCGAGACCCTCGGCGTCACGGTGGTGGCGCATAACGTCGAGACCGACGCCCAGGTCGAGTTGGTCCGCGGGCTCTCGATCGAGTTGATGCAGGGATATCGCTTTGCGCGCGAGTCGCAGAAGCCGCCCGTGGCCCTGTTGCCGGCCTCGGAGAGCCGCTGAGGGCGATCAGCGGCTGGGGCGCACCAGACTGATGTCGTCGAGTCGCTGCCCCGCCTGCTCCCGGGCCAGCCGGAGGAAGGCGTCCATGTAGGGCAGCCGGTGCTCGTCGCGGCGCACCGCCATGTGCATGGTGGACGACATCCCGTCGCCCAGCGGGC
This genomic interval carries:
- a CDS encoding diguanylate cyclase, with amino-acid sequence MWGRRRQGGARGRTLVDRIVTSFRSLRALMVIAALLVSVVITTAVYLATETVFTQAVQRSAVQNARVLADGTFNAMYQIMRQGWTREQLNEFLDSLNQRADPGAVISVYRGEPVNALFGSLAQPPPDGTARAAFETRRTHVETDAQLVRYDRPLVAGDECLQCHVNAEAGDVLGVLSIRQPIGPMIDQAHDQLLDRLLVIVPAPLLAALLVAGFLSWRLGRSLRRLNRSVEQVNRVEDLAHLRFAGASTGFSEFDDVLAHVDVLTDKVRDVAIDRNLLEFEIGLMEHFVITSDVVRDWRRYVRDLLEEINRQFTVHGVFTAFSIADRPVGVDVFWQGRADEVVAARIDREVSRRVGECFGGGARDVTPRQHVGHDGELLTDAGRLDLHTKTLSMDLPPMQGMVGLIVPMGEARVTVKRLVIESILSTLINVVGSVRAIEKHTEDLEYFATRDPLTRLYNQRMFWSLLEYEIGRARRHDYRFGLMVIDLDDFKRVNDRYGHGFGDDYLRRVADLLQNGVRDGDIVARYGGDEFVAILPDADDRTVEQVGERLLARVQEATIAAPDGESLQLSLSIGLAVGPAEVGPAASGQALFSLADQAMYRAKVAGKNRLAVADREEVMTVEPSNEAGQDEVASLTPEAVSVVYQPIRQADGTVVGAEVFARARVGERVIPAAAFVRVLGRGQMIDVVDRRVVGMVLGDPAMAEFDGRLFVNIAPTSLLESRFIDFLIESIAHSPLRPDQVVVEISESPLAGDIGALARPVADLRAAGVRTAIDHAGSGRETFTYLRRFEFDYLKIEADWLCDRKVSRRDRAFIDGLLTIAETLGVTVVAHNVETDAQVELVRGLSIELMQGYRFARESQKPPVALLPASESR
- a CDS encoding aldo/keto reductase gives rise to the protein MVTIPRPARATQSEQEPIRRGVPSSGEAVAAIGMGTWITFNIGSDAQARAQRTEVLRTFLELGGQLVDSSPMYGSSEAVLGHALEAIDRTDPLFAASKVWTPDKEATREQVTRSARLWGIDRFDLMQVHNLVAWEAHLETLIAMREAGELRYVGITTSHGRRHHELERIMREQPIDFVQASYSLGNREAEQRLLPLARERGIAFIANRPFQGGRLIDRVKRHPFPDWAREADLANWADALLKFIIAHPGVTCAIPATSRVDHMRENMQALRGPLPDEALRDRLVRHVERL
- a CDS encoding DUF6064 family protein — protein: MSETLATWLSYRPGDLLMFAPETYLRLFERLNHELWPGHVLLGVLVLAMLWLGRRPEPVAHRAAGVLLAIAWAAVAWGFFGLYAEINLAAPWLAGVFVAEALALGVIAILGPGLAIDRRGRRAHIGLALTLWGLLGHPLLLIALGRSLAALELFGLAPTPTAISTIGLLLMSRLRHPAPLLALPVLWCLIAALTWWALLTT